A single genomic interval of Agrobacterium larrymoorei harbors:
- a CDS encoding GntR family transcriptional regulator, whose amino-acid sequence MANQLHRALASKILRYVRTNGLQAGHHLTEVSLADLLGTSRGPIRAALALLIADGYVQQVPNRGFFLGNVVSEPPAVEQHASSDDEGIYLTIAYDRLVGNIARTVSEPELMRRYDVSRARLRRILMRIATEGWIERREGRGWCFIQLIDSGDAYRESCELRQMLEPAGLINDSFKLDEAILDRLHQQQAMVRDGAWETLNQIEFFEIDAQFHEGLAEMSGNRFLLGTIERQNQLRRLIEYRQTLNREHERVQSNEHFDILDKLKKGLRFEASQMLAHHLGNAKIRNARSGSLVVGAPWTKD is encoded by the coding sequence ATGGCAAATCAGCTGCACAGGGCGCTAGCCTCCAAGATACTTCGATATGTCAGGACTAATGGTTTGCAGGCCGGGCATCATTTGACCGAAGTATCACTGGCCGATCTGTTAGGAACATCGCGCGGCCCTATCCGCGCGGCGCTGGCTTTGTTGATCGCGGATGGCTACGTTCAGCAGGTTCCTAACCGCGGTTTTTTCCTTGGGAATGTCGTCTCCGAGCCGCCGGCGGTCGAGCAGCATGCGTCCAGCGATGATGAAGGGATCTACCTGACGATTGCCTATGATCGGCTTGTCGGCAATATTGCACGCACGGTATCGGAGCCGGAACTGATGCGGCGCTATGATGTTTCGCGCGCCCGCCTGAGACGAATTCTTATGCGGATTGCAACCGAAGGCTGGATAGAGCGCCGCGAAGGTCGCGGCTGGTGCTTTATACAGCTGATCGACTCGGGTGACGCTTATCGCGAATCCTGTGAGCTGCGGCAGATGTTGGAGCCTGCGGGGCTCATCAACGACTCGTTCAAATTAGATGAGGCAATCCTTGACAGGCTGCATCAGCAGCAGGCTATGGTGCGCGACGGGGCATGGGAAACTCTTAACCAGATTGAATTTTTCGAAATCGACGCACAGTTCCATGAAGGCCTAGCCGAGATGTCTGGAAACCGCTTCCTGCTTGGGACGATAGAGCGCCAGAACCAGTTACGAAGACTGATTGAGTACCGCCAAACACTAAACCGCGAGCACGAGCGCGTTCAGAGTAACGAGCATTTCGATATTCTGGACAAGCTTAAGAAGGGTCTTCGCTTCGAGGCGTCGCAAATGCTTGCGCACCACCTCGGCAATGCCAAGATCAGGAATGCGCGGAGTGGCAGTTTAGTAGTTGGAGCGCCTTGGACCAAGGATTGA